In Rhodospirillum rubrum ATCC 11170, a genomic segment contains:
- a CDS encoding methyl-accepting chemotaxis protein, producing MSVITRSIRGKLFAAFLAATLGVLISSSLGIILVSREGDLAHEAMTGLAPLADAAMETKISATRAHLVFEEIMAGDETESISEVWSLLDDADWYLLAMLNGGAKAKETFVKTDNPAVRVRLGEAREVLAAFRVTAEGRYKAFGDQGRGQTVAGTDLDVAFDAAFESFATLTDSIEELVHTQIDEQVEKIEQTKTSSLWLMSATALIALAVSLSLAVVIGRSVSRRITDLSTTMGQITAGDHAAPVPHTTSTDEIGVMGRALVTLRDGVDEAARLRASLQLKAEDEARQRTHLEGAIIGFDRSIGEVMASLRDVVEVLHGAVADLEHEASTVDQLTSGVSAKTAEAASNVESVAASIEELSASVREISAQAARSSEAAGLAAREAEGANKLIGGLQTATDAISEVMALITAIAAQTNLLALNATIEAARAGDAGKGFAVVAGEVKTLASQTQKATEQIHGQVDAMHDVTRQSVAAIGSIARSVDTMEAMAASIAAAVEQQGAASGGIARNAEQASAATGVVSEQIGAVRDSSDATSRASRALNEATARLSAQMDLLSHSVESFLTAVRR from the coding sequence ATGAGCGTGATAACCCGATCGATTCGGGGGAAGCTGTTCGCGGCTTTCCTGGCGGCGACCCTTGGTGTCCTCATCTCCAGCAGCCTGGGGATCATCCTGGTCTCGCGCGAGGGCGATCTGGCCCATGAGGCGATGACCGGTCTCGCCCCCCTCGCCGATGCGGCGATGGAGACCAAGATTTCCGCCACCCGCGCCCACCTCGTCTTCGAAGAGATTATGGCCGGGGATGAGACCGAGTCGATCTCCGAGGTCTGGTCGCTGCTCGACGACGCCGACTGGTATTTGCTGGCCATGCTCAATGGCGGCGCGAAAGCCAAGGAAACCTTCGTGAAGACCGACAATCCGGCCGTCCGCGTCCGGCTTGGAGAGGCGCGCGAGGTGCTGGCCGCCTTTCGCGTCACGGCGGAAGGCCGCTACAAGGCTTTTGGCGACCAGGGACGGGGGCAGACGGTGGCCGGAACCGATCTCGACGTCGCCTTCGACGCCGCCTTCGAGAGCTTCGCCACCCTCACCGATTCCATCGAAGAGCTTGTCCATACCCAGATTGACGAGCAGGTCGAGAAGATCGAGCAGACCAAAACAAGCTCGCTGTGGCTGATGTCGGCGACGGCCTTGATCGCGCTGGCCGTTTCCTTATCCCTTGCCGTGGTCATTGGCCGCTCGGTTTCGCGGCGGATCACCGATCTGTCGACGACGATGGGCCAGATCACCGCCGGCGACCACGCCGCCCCGGTTCCCCATACCACCTCGACCGACGAGATCGGCGTCATGGGCCGGGCGCTGGTCACCCTGCGCGATGGCGTTGACGAAGCCGCCCGACTGCGCGCCTCGCTGCAGCTCAAGGCCGAGGACGAGGCCCGCCAACGCACCCATCTCGAAGGGGCGATCATCGGCTTTGACCGCTCAATCGGCGAGGTCATGGCCTCGTTGCGCGACGTCGTCGAGGTTCTCCATGGCGCGGTCGCCGACCTTGAGCACGAAGCCAGCACCGTGGACCAGTTGACCAGCGGCGTTTCGGCCAAGACCGCCGAGGCCGCGTCCAACGTGGAAAGCGTGGCGGCGTCGATCGAGGAGCTTTCGGCCTCGGTCCGCGAAATCTCGGCCCAGGCCGCCCGGTCGTCGGAAGCCGCCGGCTTGGCCGCCCGCGAGGCCGAGGGCGCCAACAAGCTGATCGGCGGCCTGCAAACGGCAACCGACGCCATCAGCGAGGTGATGGCGCTGATCACCGCCATCGCCGCCCAAACCAATCTGCTGGCGCTCAACGCCACGATCGAGGCGGCGCGCGCCGGCGATGCCGGCAAGGGCTTCGCCGTGGTGGCGGGTGAAGTGAAGACCCTCGCCAGCCAGACCCAGAAGGCGACCGAGCAGATCCATGGACAGGTCGACGCCATGCACGACGTCACCCGCCAGTCGGTGGCCGCCATCGGATCGATCGCCCGCAGCGTCGATACCATGGAGGCGATGGCCGCCTCGATCGCCGCCGCCGTCGAACAGCAGGGCGCCGCCTCGGGCGGCATCGCCCGGAATGCCGAGCAGGCCTCGGCGGCGACCGGCGTGGTCTCCGAACAGATCGGAGCGGTCCGCGACAGCTCTGATGCGACCAGCCGGGCCTCGCGCGCCTTGAACGAGGCGACGGCGCGGCTCTCGGCCCAGATGGACCTGCTCTCGCACTCCGTCGAAAGCTTCCTGACGGCCGTTCGCCGCTAG
- a CDS encoding tellurite resistance TerB family protein, which produces MLNTHAALIYGMVLTSAADKDMTDNELRVIGDIVRTLPVFRDFNIDDLPKVASACVELLDEGLDKAIALIDASLSPRLKETAYAIACDVAAADGPLGQEELRLLELMRHGLKIDRLTAAAIERGTRARFTVA; this is translated from the coding sequence ATGCTTAATACTCACGCGGCGCTGATCTATGGAATGGTACTCACCTCTGCCGCCGATAAGGACATGACCGACAATGAATTGCGCGTCATCGGCGATATTGTTAGAACGCTTCCCGTTTTTCGCGATTTCAACATCGACGATCTGCCGAAAGTCGCCAGCGCCTGCGTCGAACTTCTTGACGAGGGCCTGGACAAGGCGATCGCCCTGATCGACGCCAGTCTGTCGCCGCGTCTCAAGGAAACGGCCTATGCCATCGCCTGCGATGTCGCCGCCGCCGACGGCCCGCTGGGACAAGAGGAATTGCGTCTTCTCGAATTGATGCGCCACGGGCTGAAGATCGACCGTTTGACCGCCGCCGCCATCGAGCGCGGCACCCGGGCCCGTTTCACCGTCGCCTGA
- a CDS encoding hybrid sensor histidine kinase/response regulator yields the protein MAAFPWDSSPLGPVSGWPSPLRTVVGMLLRSKAQIVLFWGPHLVALYNDAYAPTIGGKHPRALGRPARENWGELWDTLGPMLGQVRLTARAFGADNYPFQINRHGFLEQVYFDISYDPVPGADGEVAGVFCTVTETTARVFAERRLAALRELSIALSTTLARSDGPLSLGEALPKAALAAIAGHLAQDVSRAAIYRHGSHGKPVLVATTDPAPRTRPQATGTTEGSPFAEILERVRREGRPVLWEGGGDGGPQRLLGVPLTAEQGPMGVLVVSVCPLVAADAEYRKVIDLAAGQISSALTTAAILERERERADDLTRVAADNARLYREAQREIADRQAIEAQFLHLTDTLEKMVEERTGERDRLWRVSGELMAVGTADSHIKAVNPAWETLLGHDERLLVGAPMSLLVHPDDREPSTAALRAMEPQGPPLRFENRLRDSDGTYHWIAWTIVAHGALFYMVGRDVTEEKQARDALAEAHRQLIAQTAERERAEEALRQAQKMEVIGQLTGGVAHDFNNLLTIILGNLETLIRHIDGASPPDPARVRTLVERATLGAERAAALTQRLLAFSRRQPLDPRPLDLNRLTLGLIDLLHRTIGEKIALDTRLSMVPVGVLADANQLESVVLNLALNARDAMPTGGRLILETTADLVIEAPTAEKRPAKGNPAGAPPGTYAALRVTDTGKGMEAGVLARVFDPFFTTKDVGQGTGLGLSQAYGFIKQSGGHIGIESEPGQGTTVTILLPRLEGALPLPEESDRDETPAALGGLEITPPPGDPSILLLVVEDDPSVRAHSTASLRELGYQVIEAGNGAEALGHLAAHPDVALMFTDIGLPGGMDGRQLAELARRNRPDLAVVLTTGYARDALNGNVPLAPRMALLTKPFSFTALALKVHEVLPPRPAPQSSAPQGPVTVLLVEDDPLVSLAAADLLLSLGCAVDQAYSVADALAQASAATPDVAVIDIGLPDGRGDDLAQTLRQRLPGLPIVIASGYDRSEIDARFGDDPRLRFLGKPYLDSQLEAALTGALGHPLERSTAPRA from the coding sequence ATGGCGGCCTTTCCTTGGGACTCCTCGCCGCTGGGGCCGGTCAGTGGCTGGCCAAGCCCCCTGCGCACCGTCGTCGGCATGCTGTTGCGCTCCAAAGCCCAAATCGTGCTGTTCTGGGGTCCGCACCTGGTGGCGCTTTACAACGACGCCTATGCCCCGACCATCGGCGGCAAGCATCCCCGGGCCCTGGGCCGTCCGGCCCGGGAAAACTGGGGAGAGCTTTGGGATACCCTGGGTCCGATGCTCGGCCAAGTGCGGCTTACGGCCCGGGCTTTTGGCGCGGACAACTACCCCTTCCAGATAAACCGCCACGGCTTTCTCGAGCAGGTTTATTTCGACATTTCCTATGATCCGGTTCCGGGCGCGGACGGCGAGGTCGCCGGGGTGTTCTGCACGGTCACCGAAACGACCGCCCGTGTCTTCGCCGAGCGCCGACTGGCCGCCTTGCGCGAATTATCCATCGCCCTGTCGACCACCCTGGCGCGCAGCGATGGCCCCCTGTCGCTTGGCGAGGCGCTGCCCAAGGCCGCCTTGGCGGCCATCGCCGGCCATTTGGCCCAAGACGTTTCCCGCGCCGCCATCTACCGCCATGGCAGCCACGGCAAGCCTGTTCTGGTGGCGACCACCGACCCCGCCCCCCGGACAAGACCCCAGGCGACGGGGACGACCGAGGGATCGCCTTTTGCCGAGATCCTGGAACGGGTTCGCCGCGAAGGGCGTCCCGTGCTGTGGGAAGGGGGCGGCGATGGCGGCCCCCAACGGCTGTTAGGCGTGCCGCTTACCGCCGAGCAGGGGCCCATGGGGGTTCTGGTGGTGTCGGTCTGCCCGCTGGTCGCCGCCGATGCCGAATACCGCAAGGTCATCGATCTGGCGGCCGGGCAGATTTCCAGCGCCCTGACCACGGCGGCCATTCTTGAACGCGAGCGCGAGCGCGCCGACGATCTGACCCGCGTCGCCGCCGATAACGCCCGGCTTTACCGCGAGGCGCAACGCGAGATCGCCGACCGCCAAGCCATCGAAGCCCAATTCCTCCATCTGACCGACACCCTGGAAAAGATGGTGGAGGAGCGAACCGGCGAACGCGACCGGCTGTGGCGGGTCTCGGGCGAGTTGATGGCGGTCGGAACCGCCGACAGCCATATCAAGGCCGTCAACCCGGCCTGGGAAACCCTGCTTGGCCATGACGAAAGGCTGCTGGTCGGCGCGCCGATGAGCCTGCTGGTCCATCCCGACGACCGCGAGCCGAGCACCGCCGCCTTGCGGGCCATGGAACCCCAAGGCCCCCCCTTGCGCTTCGAAAACCGTCTGCGCGATTCGGACGGGACCTATCATTGGATCGCCTGGACGATCGTTGCCCACGGCGCCCTGTTCTATATGGTCGGCCGCGACGTGACCGAGGAGAAACAGGCCCGCGACGCATTGGCCGAGGCCCATCGCCAGTTGATCGCCCAGACCGCCGAGCGCGAAAGGGCCGAGGAGGCCCTGCGCCAAGCCCAGAAGATGGAGGTCATCGGTCAGCTCACCGGCGGCGTCGCCCATGACTTCAATAACCTGCTGACCATCATCCTGGGCAATCTGGAAACCCTGATCCGCCACATCGACGGAGCGTCGCCCCCCGACCCGGCGCGGGTAAGAACCCTGGTCGAGCGGGCGACCCTGGGCGCCGAGCGGGCCGCCGCCCTCACCCAGCGCCTTCTCGCCTTTTCCCGACGCCAGCCCCTTGATCCGCGCCCCCTTGATCTCAACCGGCTGACCTTGGGGCTGATCGACCTTTTGCACCGGACGATCGGCGAAAAAATCGCCCTCGACACCCGGCTGTCGATGGTGCCGGTCGGCGTGCTCGCCGATGCCAACCAGCTTGAAAGCGTCGTGCTCAATCTGGCGCTCAACGCCCGCGACGCCATGCCCACGGGCGGACGGTTGATCCTTGAAACCACCGCCGATCTGGTGATCGAGGCTCCGACCGCCGAAAAACGCCCGGCAAAGGGCAATCCCGCCGGCGCTCCGCCGGGAACCTATGCGGCCCTGCGCGTCACCGATACGGGAAAGGGCATGGAGGCCGGGGTTCTGGCCCGGGTTTTCGATCCCTTTTTCACCACCAAGGATGTCGGCCAGGGCACCGGCCTCGGCCTGTCGCAGGCCTATGGCTTCATCAAGCAATCCGGCGGCCATATCGGCATAGAAAGCGAACCGGGCCAGGGGACCACCGTGACCATCTTGCTGCCCCGTCTTGAGGGGGCCCTGCCGCTTCCCGAGGAGAGTGACCGCGACGAGACGCCCGCCGCCCTGGGCGGACTTGAGATCACGCCCCCGCCGGGCGATCCGTCGATCCTGCTGCTGGTGGTCGAGGATGACCCGTCGGTGCGGGCCCATTCCACCGCGTCCTTGCGCGAACTGGGCTATCAGGTGATCGAAGCCGGGAATGGCGCCGAGGCGCTTGGGCACTTGGCCGCCCATCCCGATGTTGCCTTGATGTTCACCGATATCGGTCTGCCCGGAGGAATGGACGGTCGCCAATTGGCCGAGCTGGCGCGGCGGAACCGCCCCGATCTCGCCGTGGTGCTGACCACCGGCTACGCCCGCGACGCCCTGAACGGCAATGTTCCCCTCGCCCCCCGGATGGCGCTGCTGACCAAGCCGTTTTCCTTCACCGCCCTGGCGCTCAAGGTTCACGAGGTGCTTCCGCCCCGCCCCGCCCCCCAATCGTCCGCCCCGCAAGGCCCCGTAACCGTGTTGTTGGTCGAAGACGATCCCTTGGTCAGCCTCGCCGCCGCCGATCTGCTGCTGTCGCTGGGCTGCGCGGTCGATCAAGCTTACAGCGTGGCCGACGCCCTGGCCCAGGCCAGCGCCGCCACCCCCGATGTCGCGGTGATCGATATCGGCTTGCCCGATGGACGCGGCGACGATCTGGCCCAAACCCTGCGCCAGCGCCTTCCCGGTCTGCCGATCGTCATCGCCTCGGGCTATGACCGTTCGGAAATCGACGCCCGCTTCGGCGACGATCCACGCCTGCGGTTTCTGGGAAAACCCTATCTCGACAGCCAGCTTGAAGCGGCGCTGACCGGCGCCCTTGGCCACCCCCTGGAGCGATCGACCGCCCCCCGGGCTTGA
- a CDS encoding aminotransferase class V-fold PLP-dependent enzyme, with product MAYLNAAFMGPLMTEVVAAGHAGVAAKARPWEVAIDAFFDPVEKARGLYAGLTGADVEGIAVVPSVSYGIAVAAANLPLAAGKRVLVLEEQFPSNLYSWRRLATENNAVVQVVARPANGNWTEALLGAIKPGVAIVACPQAHWSDGCKIDLVAIGAACRAVGAALVIDGTQSFGAMPFDTAAVDPDFAVAATYKWLLGPYSLGFLYVAPRHRNGQPLEEGWICREGSRDFSRLVDYTESMDAGARRFDVGERSNFALMPMAIAAMERLTAWTPAAVSAYAGRLTDRVVAETAAWGCTAAPASARSPHLLGLGLPEGVDAKALATRLAAAQVSVSVRGSRLRISPHVYNTDADVDRLLGVLEDALAKA from the coding sequence GTGGCTTACCTGAACGCCGCCTTCATGGGCCCCTTGATGACCGAGGTGGTCGCCGCCGGCCATGCCGGGGTGGCGGCCAAGGCCCGGCCCTGGGAAGTGGCGATCGACGCCTTCTTCGATCCGGTCGAAAAGGCGCGCGGCCTGTATGCCGGGCTGACCGGCGCCGATGTCGAGGGCATCGCCGTCGTTCCCTCAGTGTCCTATGGCATCGCCGTGGCGGCGGCCAATCTGCCGCTGGCGGCGGGGAAGCGGGTGCTGGTTCTGGAAGAGCAGTTCCCTTCCAATCTTTATTCGTGGCGTCGTCTGGCGACCGAGAACAACGCCGTCGTCCAGGTTGTCGCCCGCCCGGCCAACGGCAATTGGACCGAGGCCCTGCTCGGCGCCATCAAGCCGGGGGTCGCCATCGTCGCCTGTCCCCAGGCCCATTGGTCGGATGGCTGCAAGATCGATCTGGTCGCCATTGGTGCCGCCTGCCGTGCGGTCGGGGCGGCCCTGGTCATCGACGGCACCCAGTCCTTTGGCGCCATGCCCTTCGACACGGCGGCGGTCGATCCGGATTTCGCCGTCGCCGCCACCTATAAGTGGCTGCTTGGCCCCTATTCGCTGGGGTTCCTCTATGTGGCGCCGCGCCATCGCAACGGTCAGCCGCTGGAAGAGGGCTGGATCTGCCGCGAAGGTAGCCGGGATTTTTCGCGGCTGGTCGATTACACCGAGAGCATGGACGCCGGGGCGCGGCGTTTCGATGTGGGCGAACGCTCGAACTTCGCCCTGATGCCGATGGCGATCGCCGCCATGGAGCGCCTGACCGCCTGGACGCCCGCCGCCGTATCGGCCTATGCCGGGCGGCTGACCGACCGGGTGGTCGCCGAAACGGCGGCCTGGGGCTGCACCGCCGCCCCCGCTAGCGCCCGCTCGCCCCATTTGCTGGGGTTGGGTTTGCCGGAAGGGGTTGACGCCAAGGCCTTGGCGACCCGGCTGGCCGCCGCCCAGGTCAGCGTCAGCGTGCGCGGCAGCCGCCTGCGCATCTCGCCCCACGTCTATAACACCGACGCCGATGTCGACCGCCTGCTTGGCGTTCTTGAAGACGCGCTGGCAAAGGCCTGA
- a CDS encoding PLP-dependent aminotransferase family protein, with translation MPVLPEGRRPLHRAIAEVLEADIAAGRLPPGTRLPPQRDLAWRLKVTLATVGRAYALARERGLIGGEVGRGTFVLGETTSAGLAPWPPQAGAGENGAIDLANTHPAPVAGPGEVAACARALVEAGTGIFAYQPDTAAPDHRDAAARWLTAQGVPAGAESVLLSTGALNGVLAALMALARPGDTVLTEALTSPAFKGMAALLGLRLRAVASDGEGLRPEALEAALERDPSAKLLLCVPALHNPTGATLSAERRLSLTALAERFDLTIIEDAVYAPLIENGPPSLKALMPDRVTHVTSLSKIGLPGLRCGMVVPPTRRREAVLAALRVSCWMAPPPLAAVAARWMDDGTVTRLIAAQRLAVSERRALADRLLGDRLTCRPPPPAASFLWLALPAGWRGDDFAHALHRRGVMVTPGEAFTVDTAHAPQAVRLCLGPPSLERLETALTEVHALLGESPERLGVFL, from the coding sequence ATGCCCGTTTTGCCCGAGGGCCGCCGTCCCTTGCATCGGGCGATCGCCGAAGTTCTGGAAGCCGATATCGCCGCCGGGCGGCTGCCGCCGGGCACCCGCCTGCCGCCCCAGCGCGATCTGGCTTGGCGCCTGAAGGTGACCCTGGCCACCGTCGGCCGCGCCTATGCCCTGGCCCGCGAGCGCGGATTGATCGGCGGCGAGGTCGGGCGCGGCACCTTCGTGCTGGGTGAAACCACCTCGGCCGGCCTCGCCCCCTGGCCGCCCCAGGCCGGAGCCGGCGAGAACGGCGCCATCGATCTGGCCAATACCCACCCGGCGCCGGTGGCCGGTCCGGGCGAGGTCGCCGCCTGCGCCCGCGCCCTGGTCGAGGCGGGAACCGGCATCTTCGCCTATCAGCCCGACACCGCCGCCCCCGACCACCGCGACGCGGCGGCGCGCTGGCTGACCGCCCAGGGCGTGCCGGCCGGCGCCGAGTCGGTGCTGCTGTCGACCGGCGCCCTGAACGGGGTTCTGGCGGCGCTGATGGCCCTGGCCCGTCCCGGCGATACGGTTCTGACCGAGGCCCTGACCTCGCCGGCCTTCAAGGGCATGGCCGCCCTGCTTGGCCTGCGCCTGCGCGCCGTCGCCAGCGATGGCGAGGGGCTGCGCCCCGAGGCCCTGGAAGCCGCCCTAGAGCGCGATCCCTCGGCCAAACTGCTGCTCTGCGTGCCCGCCCTGCACAACCCGACCGGGGCGACCCTGTCGGCCGAGCGCCGCCTGTCGCTAACCGCCCTGGCCGAGCGCTTCGATCTGACGATCATCGAGGATGCGGTCTATGCGCCGCTGATCGAAAACGGCCCCCCCTCGCTCAAGGCGCTGATGCCCGACAGGGTGACCCATGTCACCAGCCTATCGAAGATCGGCCTGCCGGGCCTGCGCTGCGGCATGGTGGTGCCGCCCACCCGCCGGCGCGAGGCGGTGTTGGCCGCCCTACGCGTGTCGTGCTGGATGGCGCCGCCGCCGCTGGCCGCCGTCGCCGCGCGCTGGATGGACGATGGCACGGTGACCCGCCTGATCGCGGCCCAGCGCCTTGCCGTCAGCGAACGCCGCGCCCTCGCCGACCGCCTGCTTGGCGATCGCCTGACCTGCCGCCCACCGCCGCCCGCTGCCTCGTTCCTGTGGCTGGCCCTGCCGGCGGGCTGGCGGGGCGACGATTTCGCCCATGCCCTGCATCGGCGCGGCGTGATGGTGACCCCGGGCGAGGCCTTCACCGTCGATACCGCCCATGCCCCCCAGGCCGTCCGCCTGTGCCTGGGGCCGCCGTCGCTCGAGCGTCTGGAAACCGCCCTGACCGAGGTTCACGCCCTGCTGGGCGAAAGCCCCGAACGCCTGGGGGTCTTTCTATAA
- a CDS encoding Pepco domain-containing protein, with translation MPDPADDWTISVFIPDSVPPAHSPPDPSTDDHSLLECLSPAGRISRVSGRGLQQQWTDTIETLLTLGTTVSDRATDWQISEIDVGLTLSAKGELLFIAEAGAEASITFKLTRKTA, from the coding sequence ATGCCCGATCCCGCCGACGACTGGACGATCTCGGTTTTTATCCCCGACTCGGTCCCACCCGCCCATTCCCCACCCGATCCCAGCACCGATGACCATTCCCTTCTGGAATGTCTCTCTCCCGCCGGGCGGATCTCGCGGGTCAGCGGGCGGGGGCTTCAGCAGCAATGGACCGACACGATCGAGACCTTGCTGACGCTGGGAACCACGGTCAGTGACCGGGCGACGGACTGGCAGATCTCGGAAATCGACGTTGGGCTGACCTTGAGCGCCAAGGGGGAACTGCTGTTCATCGCCGAAGCCGGGGCCGAGGCCAGCATCACCTTCAAACTAACCCGCAAGACCGCCTGA
- the gntA gene encoding guanitoxin biosynthesis heme-dependent pre-guanitoxin N-hydroxylase GntA, protein MLATSQTSQTARRPGAAPSPSSLAAPLVRRFRGFIEDGRFPCVGAKAALSRDRLAIVVAGDIRLAGEDRRIHAALVRMVRSYQHDKAMFRSLAVIFESPRRIGEPAFERHLWARLNSLHRIDRRHFGWSAAVSPDPADPHFGMSFAGAGFFVVGLHPGASRPARRFVRPTLVFNMHDQFERLRAEGRYDKMRATILERDRKLAGSINPMLAAFGERSEARQYSGRVVPEGWRCPFHAETTAREIHR, encoded by the coding sequence ATGTTGGCGACTTCCCAGACTTCCCAAACGGCCAGGCGCCCCGGCGCCGCGCCGTCACCGTCTTCTTTGGCCGCGCCCCTGGTCCGGCGCTTCCGCGGGTTCATCGAGGATGGCCGTTTTCCCTGCGTTGGCGCCAAGGCCGCCTTGAGCCGCGACCGGCTGGCGATCGTCGTCGCCGGCGACATCCGCTTGGCGGGCGAGGACCGGCGCATTCACGCCGCCCTGGTGCGCATGGTCCGCAGCTATCAGCACGACAAGGCGATGTTCCGTTCGCTGGCGGTGATCTTCGAATCCCCCCGGCGCATCGGCGAACCGGCTTTTGAACGCCATCTGTGGGCCCGCCTCAACAGCCTTCACCGCATCGACCGTCGGCATTTCGGCTGGTCGGCGGCCGTCAGCCCCGATCCCGCCGATCCCCATTTCGGCATGAGCTTCGCCGGCGCCGGCTTTTTCGTTGTCGGCCTGCACCCCGGCGCCTCGCGGCCGGCACGGCGCTTCGTGCGCCCGACCCTGGTTTTCAACATGCACGACCAATTCGAACGCCTGCGCGCCGAGGGGCGTTACGACAAGATGCGCGCCACCATCCTTGAGCGCGACCGCAAGCTGGCCGGCTCGATCAATCCGATGCTGGCGGCCTTCGGCGAGCGCAGCGAAGCCCGCCAATACAGCGGCCGGGTTGTTCCCGAAGGCTGGCGGTGCCCCTTCCATGCCGAGACGACCGCCCGGGAGATCCACCGATGA
- a CDS encoding DUF1989 domain-containing protein, with protein sequence MIVEIPPRSGTAFRLAKGESLRVIDPEGEQVADLLAFNAEDVAEALSNGRTFDYLERIYLTSGDPLYSNRSTILARITEDTVGRHDFLLTPCSADTFRILYGDAHPHHGCFGNLAQALAPFGIAADALPCAFNVFMNVPVDGETGRIKVLPPLSRPGDHLTIQAEIDLIIGLTACSAGQSNNFRYKPIHYEILPP encoded by the coding sequence ATGATCGTTGAAATTCCGCCGCGCTCGGGAACCGCCTTCCGTCTGGCCAAGGGCGAAAGCCTGCGGGTGATCGATCCCGAGGGCGAACAGGTCGCCGATCTGCTGGCCTTCAATGCCGAAGACGTGGCCGAGGCGCTCTCGAACGGCCGTACCTTCGATTACCTGGAGCGCATCTATCTGACCAGCGGCGACCCGCTCTATTCCAACCGCTCCACCATCCTGGCGCGCATCACCGAAGACACGGTGGGCCGCCATGATTTCCTGCTCACCCCCTGCTCGGCCGATACCTTTCGCATCCTTTATGGCGATGCCCATCCCCATCACGGCTGCTTTGGCAATCTGGCCCAGGCCCTGGCCCCCTTTGGCATCGCCGCCGACGCCCTGCCCTGCGCCTTCAATGTGTTCATGAACGTGCCCGTCGATGGCGAAACCGGCCGCATCAAGGTTCTGCCGCCCCTCAGCCGGCCGGGCGATCACCTGACGATTCAGGCCGAGATCGACCTGATCATCGGCCTGACCGCCTGTTCAGCCGGCCAGTCCAATAATTTCCGCTACAAGCCGATCCACTACGAGATCCTGCCGCCTTAG
- a CDS encoding radical SAM protein encodes MTLSYHMPLYRPPSEADNLIIQATLGCGHNQCAFCSMYRSKTYEERPIEEVRAEIRDAARLWPEAHRVFLGDGDALRLPTDHLLTLLGDLAGVLPALARVSCYATPADILHKEPAELAALRAAKLSLLYMGVETGDADTLRRMVKGASTEAVGRAIERARAAGMKVSATVILGLAGRGRWREHAQATAALINRTPPTYLSTLQLHLTDERKESFLERFQGSFSFQDDGGMLDELEELLDHLAPRRPVIFRSNHASNALALAGTLPRDRDRLLGQLRHARAHGALLRPLWARGI; translated from the coding sequence TTGACCCTTTCCTATCATATGCCGCTTTACCGGCCTCCCTCGGAGGCCGACAATCTGATTATTCAGGCGACCCTTGGTTGTGGCCATAATCAGTGTGCCTTTTGCTCGATGTACCGCTCCAAAACCTATGAGGAACGGCCGATCGAGGAGGTGCGCGCTGAGATCAGGGACGCCGCCCGCCTGTGGCCCGAGGCCCATCGGGTTTTTCTGGGCGATGGCGACGCCTTGCGCCTGCCCACCGACCATCTGCTGACCCTGCTTGGCGATCTTGCCGGCGTTTTGCCCGCCCTCGCCCGGGTCAGTTGCTATGCCACCCCGGCCGATATCCTGCACAAGGAGCCGGCCGAACTGGCGGCGTTGCGCGCGGCCAAATTGTCCCTGCTGTATATGGGGGTGGAGACCGGCGACGCCGATACCCTGCGCCGCATGGTCAAGGGCGCCTCGACCGAAGCGGTTGGCCGGGCGATCGAGCGGGCGCGGGCGGCGGGCATGAAGGTGTCGGCCACGGTGATCCTTGGGCTGGCCGGGCGCGGGCGCTGGCGCGAGCATGCCCAGGCGACGGCGGCCCTGATCAACCGAACGCCGCCGACCTATCTGTCGACCCTGCAGCTTCATCTGACCGACGAGCGCAAGGAGTCGTTCCTGGAGCGTTTCCAGGGGAGTTTTTCCTTCCAGGACGATGGCGGCATGTTGGACGAGTTGGAGGAATTGCTCGATCATCTGGCGCCGCGCCGCCCGGTGATCTTCCGTTCCAACCACGCCTCCAACGCCCTCGCCCTGGCCGGCACCCTGCCGCGTGACCGCGATCGCCTGCTTGGCCAGTTGCGCCACGCCCGCGCCCATGGCGCCCTGTTGCGCCCGCTGTGGGCGCGCGGGATTTAG